A genomic region of Terriglobia bacterium contains the following coding sequences:
- a CDS encoding lmo0937 family membrane protein, whose protein sequence is MLWTIFVILLILWLLGFSFHVGGALIHLLIVLAVIVLVFNLVSGRRGVA, encoded by the coding sequence ATGTTGTGGACAATTTTCGTGATTCTTCTGATTCTTTGGCTCCTTGGCTTCAGCTTTCATGTGGGCGGCGCGCTGATCCACCTGTTGATCGTCCTAGCGGTAATAGTTCTCGTCTTTAACTTGGTGAGCGGGCGCCGGGGGGTGGCGTAA
- a CDS encoding AI-2E family transporter produces MSFFDKRTANVLGTIVLFGLIAGFIYAARRILIVFLFAVLFAYLLEPLVSLVQRRSRFSRGSRWLAILQVYLILLLIISGVLLGLGPRIANESRTFATALPGLLDKLSSGVMVTQFGGKHGWSQDTQIRVQEFFGAHREAIIAWARDFGGRATMLLTNAVWLIVIPILAIFFLRDGRGLANSVIEIAERRRQRQFLSSIIEDLNLMLAGYIRAQLILAGLSLVVYTVVLLLLRVPYAIILGIVGGAMEFIPLAGPLVAALVIVGVAFLTGYHHLLVIALFLAAWRLVQDYVNSPRIMGGKLELHPLAALFAILTGGEIAGVIGVYLSIPIMATLRIVWKRWQKYSATDGASKDSG; encoded by the coding sequence ATGAGCTTCTTTGATAAGCGTACGGCAAATGTGCTCGGCACCATCGTGTTGTTCGGCCTGATCGCAGGGTTCATTTATGCTGCCAGGCGTATTCTCATTGTCTTTCTGTTTGCTGTTCTCTTCGCCTACTTGCTGGAGCCCCTAGTCTCGTTGGTTCAGCGTCGGTCGAGGTTCTCCCGCGGATCGCGCTGGCTCGCTATTCTCCAGGTCTACCTGATCCTGCTGCTGATTATCTCGGGAGTGCTATTGGGTCTTGGTCCACGAATCGCCAACGAGAGCCGTACATTTGCGACAGCCCTGCCCGGCCTTCTGGATAAGTTGTCGTCGGGCGTTATGGTTACCCAGTTTGGCGGAAAGCACGGCTGGAGCCAGGACACGCAGATCCGTGTGCAAGAATTCTTCGGAGCACATCGTGAAGCAATTATTGCATGGGCAAGGGACTTTGGCGGCCGCGCCACGATGCTGCTGACGAATGCTGTCTGGCTCATCGTCATACCTATCCTGGCCATCTTCTTCTTGCGCGATGGGCGGGGACTCGCCAATTCGGTGATCGAGATCGCAGAACGCCGACGGCAACGCCAATTCTTGAGCAGTATCATTGAGGATCTCAACCTAATGCTCGCGGGATATATCCGTGCCCAACTTATCTTGGCCGGGTTGTCGCTGGTGGTTTATACCGTCGTCCTTTTGTTGTTGCGCGTACCCTATGCAATCATTCTCGGCATAGTGGGGGGTGCCATGGAGTTCATCCCCCTCGCTGGTCCCTTGGTCGCAGCATTGGTAATTGTGGGTGTCGCGTTCCTGACCGGCTACCACCACCTGCTTGTCATCGCCTTGTTCCTGGCCGCGTGGCGGTTGGTGCAGGACTATGTCAACTCCCCGCGCATTATGGGTGGCAAGCTCGAGCTTCATCCGTTGGCGGCGTTATTCGCAATTCTCACTGGCGGAGAGATAGCCGGAGTGATCGGGGTATATCTTTCAATTCCGATCATGGCTACACTCCGCATTGTTTGGAAGCGCTGGCAGAAGTACTCCGCGACAGATGGTGCCTCGAAGGATTCCGGGTAG
- a CDS encoding patatin-like phospholipase family protein — protein MRQLLLATMMMVSTFAFAQSMGCLPGDSRALVLSGGGAKGAFEAGAIYHLVVHRHCDFKEISGVSVGALNAAFLAQAASSNDPKRSLNYLADQAEELAKVWESIKGPPDIFKKRFLGMLRFGLFRIENLNDFTPVRNLIHDRVDSKKLLTGRTVRVGVVSFWDGSYREVVASKSSAEDNQRFLDYVFASSLIPIYGRMPQIQDDPAITDKNQWMQFADAGVRRVTPVSSYFMTCDTSVVPIDGGSTPPCNRQGKWIPAHERPIRELFVLMTSPYSRSSDEAAIPDPNECCKKGTRKFTDGHKILKRTIELTVGVPYRWDLSFAQIANEFLAWRQEQHNMFQRADIPLEYLEKIRAFNVDFPIESYNPGDSAEVPSLPYGIILIVPHKIFADLYGFDRQNIREQLYCGCMAADQVMSHGDSEQSMATQCAQRFPKPAAGKTHPTDWAADVCSVAQLHVK, from the coding sequence ATGCGGCAGCTTCTTCTTGCAACGATGATGATGGTCAGCACGTTCGCTTTCGCTCAATCGATGGGTTGTTTACCGGGAGATAGTCGCGCGCTGGTGCTAAGTGGCGGAGGCGCCAAAGGCGCTTTCGAAGCGGGCGCAATATACCATCTCGTCGTGCATCGACATTGTGATTTCAAAGAAATCTCCGGTGTCTCGGTAGGGGCGCTCAATGCAGCCTTTCTCGCACAAGCGGCGAGTTCAAACGATCCGAAACGATCTCTTAACTATCTTGCGGATCAGGCAGAGGAACTGGCAAAGGTGTGGGAGTCGATCAAGGGGCCCCCAGACATTTTCAAGAAACGCTTCCTTGGGATGTTGCGATTCGGTCTCTTCAGGATTGAGAACCTGAATGATTTCACACCTGTGCGGAATCTCATCCACGACAGAGTAGATTCAAAGAAACTTCTAACGGGCCGAACCGTGCGCGTGGGAGTAGTGTCTTTCTGGGATGGCAGCTATCGAGAAGTCGTCGCCTCAAAATCATCCGCGGAAGACAACCAGAGATTCCTCGACTACGTGTTTGCAAGTTCTCTGATACCGATCTATGGCCGTATGCCCCAAATCCAAGATGATCCGGCAATAACAGACAAGAACCAATGGATGCAATTTGCGGACGCTGGGGTGCGTCGAGTGACTCCGGTGAGCAGCTATTTCATGACTTGTGACACCTCCGTGGTCCCGATCGACGGTGGATCAACACCTCCTTGCAACAGGCAGGGAAAGTGGATTCCCGCACACGAAAGACCCATCCGGGAGTTGTTTGTACTTATGACAAGTCCATATTCTCGATCATCAGACGAAGCGGCGATTCCGGACCCCAATGAGTGCTGCAAGAAAGGCACCCGCAAGTTCACCGATGGCCACAAAATACTGAAGCGAACAATAGAGCTGACCGTGGGAGTTCCGTATCGCTGGGACCTGAGTTTTGCTCAGATCGCGAATGAGTTCCTCGCGTGGCGGCAAGAACAGCACAATATGTTTCAACGCGCTGATATCCCCCTTGAATATCTGGAAAAGATCCGGGCCTTCAACGTAGACTTTCCAATTGAGTCCTACAACCCAGGGGACTCGGCTGAAGTACCTAGTCTGCCTTACGGAATCATTCTGATCGTCCCGCATAAGATCTTCGCGGACTTATATGGATTCGACCGACAAAACATTCGAGAGCAGTTGTATTGCGGGTGCATGGCAGCAGATCAGGTGATGTCGCACGGGGACTCTGAACAGTCGATGGCGACGCAATGCGCGCAGCGGTTCCCCAAACCCGCCGCCGGAAAAACACATCCCACAGATTGGGCGGCTGATGTTTGCAGTGTTGCTCAACTCCACGTCAAATAG